The Micromonospora sp. NBC_01740 genome includes a window with the following:
- the eccB gene encoding type VII secretion protein EccB, protein MRTRRDQVQAYRFVTRRIVSALLSGDPETSNLPMRRLGMAVFGSVIAAAVVLGGVGAYGQFTGNTAPLEPNTLVIERETGATYVFVDGQLHPTLNYASARLIINEPAPQVRTMSQASIRDRPRGRTVGIVGAPDALPDRKSLTGLPWSVCDVPDPADPRRSGTRVVIDRPLPGGAPLGDRAVLVEADGQRHLLTGDRRLQVTGGDSALAALRMANAPRLPVGQQLLNAVPAGPVMRQPTIAGEDEASTLTERPAKVGQVFRAAGQHYVLTREGLSAIGEISALLLLRDGGQVTDITPAQAGKLLTDQRAEEAGMPQALPALHPVTAGRTAVCATYRAGADGGPPTTTLEVFDRVPAELAAPGGVPVRQSARDGVRTAEGVLLPGGKGVLVQATPGSGESGTAAPGATVHLISAQGVRYPLGVGAMSALGYEGVAPLAVPASLLALVPTGPTLSRDDALAHFAPGPAPSAPAKPSAGAAKPTGSPGPERSGTPVTPSGQPASDAPASPDGSSASPGADG, encoded by the coding sequence ATGCGGACCCGCCGCGACCAGGTGCAGGCGTACCGCTTCGTCACCCGCCGGATCGTCTCGGCGTTGCTGTCGGGCGACCCGGAGACCAGCAACCTGCCGATGCGGCGGCTCGGCATGGCGGTCTTCGGCAGCGTCATCGCCGCAGCCGTGGTGCTCGGTGGCGTCGGCGCGTACGGGCAGTTCACCGGCAACACGGCGCCGCTGGAGCCGAACACCCTGGTGATCGAGCGGGAGACCGGGGCGACGTACGTCTTCGTCGACGGGCAGCTGCACCCCACCCTCAACTACGCCTCGGCCCGACTGATCATCAACGAGCCGGCCCCGCAGGTCCGCACGATGTCCCAGGCGTCGATCCGGGACCGGCCCCGGGGTCGTACGGTCGGCATCGTCGGCGCCCCCGACGCGCTGCCGGACCGCAAGTCCCTGACGGGCCTGCCGTGGTCCGTCTGCGACGTCCCGGACCCGGCCGATCCCCGCCGCTCCGGCACCCGGGTGGTGATCGACCGCCCGCTGCCCGGTGGTGCGCCGCTCGGCGACCGGGCCGTGCTGGTGGAGGCCGACGGCCAGCGGCACCTGCTCACCGGCGACCGGCGGTTGCAGGTGACGGGCGGCGACTCCGCGCTCGCCGCGCTGCGGATGGCCAACGCGCCCCGCCTGCCCGTGGGGCAGCAGCTGCTCAACGCCGTGCCGGCCGGGCCGGTCATGCGGCAGCCGACGATCGCCGGCGAGGACGAGGCCAGCACCCTGACCGAGCGCCCGGCCAAGGTCGGTCAGGTCTTCCGGGCGGCGGGTCAGCACTACGTGCTCACCCGGGAGGGTCTCTCCGCGATCGGCGAGATCAGCGCGCTGCTGCTGCTGCGCGACGGCGGCCAGGTCACCGACATCACCCCGGCGCAGGCCGGCAAGCTGCTGACCGACCAGCGGGCGGAGGAGGCCGGGATGCCGCAGGCCCTGCCCGCGCTGCACCCGGTCACCGCGGGCCGGACGGCGGTCTGCGCGACCTACCGGGCGGGCGCCGACGGCGGGCCGCCCACCACCACGCTGGAGGTCTTCGACCGGGTGCCGGCGGAGCTGGCCGCGCCCGGTGGGGTGCCCGTGCGGCAGAGCGCGCGCGACGGCGTGCGCACCGCCGAGGGCGTGCTGCTGCCCGGCGGCAAGGGCGTGCTCGTGCAGGCCACGCCCGGGTCCGGCGAGAGCGGCACGGCCGCCCCCGGCGCCACCGTCCACCTGATCAGCGCCCAGGGCGTCCGCTACCCGCTCGGCGTCGGCGCCATGTCGGCGCTGGGCTACGAGGGGGTCGCCCCGCTGGCCGTACCCGCGTCGCTGCTGGCCCTCGTGCCCACGGGGCCGACGCTCTCGCGGGACGACGCGCTCGCCCACTTCGCGCCCGGCCCCGCGCCGTCGGCCCCGGCGAAGCCGTCGGCCGGCGCGGCGAAGCCGACGGGCAGCCCCGGGCCGGAGCGGTCCGGTACGCCGGTGACGCCCTCCGGGCAACCGGCGTCGGACGCGCCGGCCTCGCCGGACGGCTCGTCCGCCAGCCCCGGAGCGGACGGCTGA
- a CDS encoding type VII secretion protein EccE gives MTQVQAPPGRPAPQPSGVAQRPVVPADRRGRGRIGPVAVGQLVVLELCALAVWAALGGQVWLAATVGVLSLAVVGAVFARRGGRWWYEDLLLRRRLRRRREAARSAVAAGGGTDPRLAPLAPELTVTELTDRGTRLGIGQDAQGWFAAVALQGHAGAPAGSVDASVLDRALRVLADFTGPVTRTQVVSHTLVWYPAPGAPPAAHRTVWLALRLSVRDARVETVSRGGGMPGVHRTLSAGVGRLGKALTAAGLAHRPLSRDELRAAVVSAAGLDLAPAPPAETWTGLRGGGWTQRCLVLRPRADAPFGPLVDAVTATSAPSHTLAVVVQPGGRVAPPMLRVAALDDHVEALVKAVREVARRSGAPARPVDGQHGPGVYATAPAATTITTLHPTD, from the coding sequence ATGACGCAGGTTCAGGCGCCACCCGGTCGTCCGGCACCGCAGCCGTCCGGCGTCGCCCAGCGGCCGGTCGTCCCGGCCGACCGGCGCGGCCGTGGTCGGATCGGGCCCGTGGCCGTGGGGCAGCTCGTGGTGCTGGAACTCTGCGCCCTGGCCGTCTGGGCGGCGCTGGGCGGGCAGGTCTGGCTGGCCGCCACCGTCGGGGTGCTGTCGCTGGCGGTGGTGGGCGCGGTCTTCGCCCGCCGGGGTGGCCGCTGGTGGTACGAGGACCTGCTGCTGCGCCGGCGGCTGCGGCGGCGTCGGGAGGCGGCCAGGAGCGCCGTCGCGGCGGGCGGCGGGACCGATCCGAGGCTGGCACCCCTGGCCCCGGAGCTGACTGTGACCGAGCTCACGGACCGCGGCACCCGCCTCGGCATCGGGCAGGACGCGCAGGGCTGGTTCGCGGCGGTGGCGTTGCAGGGCCACGCCGGGGCGCCCGCCGGATCGGTCGACGCGTCGGTGTTGGACCGGGCGCTGCGCGTGCTCGCCGACTTCACCGGCCCGGTCACCCGCACCCAGGTCGTCTCGCACACCCTGGTCTGGTACCCGGCGCCGGGGGCGCCACCCGCGGCCCACCGGACGGTCTGGCTGGCGCTGCGGCTCTCCGTACGGGACGCCCGCGTCGAGACCGTCAGCCGGGGCGGCGGCATGCCAGGCGTGCACCGCACGCTCTCCGCCGGCGTCGGCCGGCTGGGCAAGGCGTTGACCGCCGCCGGGCTCGCCCACCGCCCCCTCAGCCGCGACGAGCTGCGCGCGGCGGTCGTCTCGGCGGCCGGGCTTGACCTGGCGCCGGCGCCGCCGGCGGAGACCTGGACGGGGCTGCGCGGCGGCGGCTGGACCCAGCGTTGCCTGGTCCTGCGGCCCCGGGCCGACGCGCCGTTCGGCCCGCTGGTGGACGCGGTGACGGCCACGTCCGCCCCCTCGCACACCCTGGCCGTCGTGGTGCAGCCGGGCGGGCGCGTCGCCCCGCCGATGCTCCGGGTGGCGGCGCTCGACGACCACGTGGAGGCGCTGGTCAAGGCGGTACGGGAGGTGGCCCGCCGGTCCGGCGCCCCGGCCCGCCCCGTGGACGGCCAGCACGGCCCCGGCGTCTACGCCACCGCCCCGGCCGCCACCACGATCACGACCCTGCACCCGACCGACTGA
- the eccD gene encoding type VII secretion integral membrane protein EccD: protein MATKTATGGLSRITIVAPRTRMDLALPSDVPLADLLPTLLRYAGEDLADEGVRHGGWSLARLGGQPLDGGRTATQLGVRDGEVLYFNPRSATAPEIVFDDVVDAVATATNQRPGAWQVGTTRSFAVLFAAAALGAGAVAALFTGPPHLPGALAALVVAVALVVSAAVLSRAAADSATGSVLGVVGLAYAGVGGLLLLAGDRPLTGLGAPHVLLGATAVVLCAAVAALAVGDRLPLFFGAVAVGAGTGLGAVVSLAFDTDAPAAAAVVAAVAFGAVPALPMAAYRLARLPVPSIPTGPDDLKSDTESVDGRQVLQLSERADGFLTGLLWTVSLLVLGAQVVLALHGSLPAVLLCLVLALLSLLRARPFLGRAQRTPVLFAGTAGLGLTAAATFGNGSTAVRLGLILGGLVLAAVVSLIYGLTVAGKRISPVWGRLLDIVEIMLIIALVPLAFWVVGLYGWIVNLRP, encoded by the coding sequence GTGGCGACGAAGACGGCGACCGGCGGCCTGAGCCGGATCACCATCGTGGCGCCCCGTACCCGGATGGACCTCGCGCTGCCGTCGGACGTACCGCTCGCCGACCTGCTGCCGACCCTGCTCCGTTACGCGGGTGAGGACCTGGCCGACGAGGGGGTGCGGCACGGCGGCTGGAGCCTGGCCCGGCTGGGCGGCCAGCCGCTGGACGGCGGCCGGACCGCCACGCAGCTCGGCGTCCGCGACGGCGAGGTGCTCTACTTCAACCCCCGGTCGGCCACCGCGCCGGAGATCGTCTTCGACGACGTGGTCGACGCCGTGGCCACCGCCACCAACCAGCGCCCGGGCGCCTGGCAGGTCGGCACCACCCGTTCCTTCGCGGTGCTCTTCGCCGCCGCTGCGCTCGGCGCCGGCGCGGTGGCGGCGCTGTTCACCGGGCCGCCGCACCTGCCGGGCGCGCTGGCCGCGCTGGTCGTCGCGGTCGCCCTGGTGGTCTCCGCGGCCGTGCTGTCCCGGGCCGCCGCCGACAGCGCGACCGGGTCGGTGCTGGGGGTCGTCGGCCTGGCGTACGCGGGCGTCGGCGGCCTGCTGCTGCTCGCCGGCGACCGCCCGCTGACCGGGCTGGGCGCCCCGCACGTGCTCCTCGGCGCCACGGCGGTGGTGCTCTGCGCGGCGGTGGCCGCGCTGGCCGTCGGCGACCGGCTTCCGCTCTTCTTCGGCGCGGTCGCGGTCGGCGCGGGCACCGGCCTCGGCGCAGTGGTCAGCCTCGCCTTCGACACCGACGCGCCGGCCGCGGCGGCCGTCGTCGCCGCGGTCGCGTTCGGCGCGGTGCCGGCGCTGCCGATGGCGGCGTACCGGCTGGCCCGGCTGCCGGTGCCGTCCATCCCGACCGGCCCCGACGACCTGAAGAGCGACACCGAGTCGGTGGACGGCCGGCAGGTCCTCCAGCTCAGCGAGCGGGCCGACGGGTTCCTGACGGGCCTGCTCTGGACGGTGTCGCTGCTGGTGCTCGGCGCCCAGGTCGTGCTCGCGCTGCACGGCAGCCTGCCGGCGGTGCTGCTCTGCCTCGTGCTGGCCCTGCTGTCGCTGCTGCGGGCCCGGCCGTTCCTGGGCCGCGCCCAGCGCACCCCGGTGCTGTTCGCCGGCACGGCCGGGCTCGGCCTGACCGCCGCCGCCACGTTCGGCAACGGCTCGACGGCGGTACGCCTCGGCCTGATCCTCGGCGGCCTGGTGCTCGCGGCCGTGGTGAGCCTGATCTACGGGCTCACCGTGGCCGGCAAGCGGATCTCCCCGGTCTGGGGCCGGCTGCTCGACATCGTGGAGATCATGCTGATCATCGCGCTGGTCCCGCTGGCCTTCTGGGTCGTCGGCCTCTACGGCTGGATCGTCAACCTGCGCCCCTGA